Genomic DNA from Hordeum vulgare subsp. vulgare chromosome 2H, MorexV3_pseudomolecules_assembly, whole genome shotgun sequence:
CACATGCTGGCCGGTCAAAAATGAGAGGAGTGAGAGGGCAGGGACGAGCATATATATAGACATTCTTTTAGTCCTAGTTGGTTTCTAGAACCAGGACTCAAGACAGACCTTCAGTCCCGGTTGtagtcacaaaccgggactaaaggggttgccCCAGGagccaggccctttagtcccggttcgtggcgggAATCGGGAATAAAGTTCCTAGAAGAACCGGAACTGGTGCCCGTCGAGGCCCAACCGACGTCCTAGCCGCttgaaccgggactgatgcaaGAATATGCAAGAATTAGTCTCGGTTTATAAGTCGACCGGGACTGTTGGTGTGATTTTGTAAAAACCAaatccctgttttctactagtgtagcgTAAGATAGAGTTGCCTTGCCTAAAGGTCGCTTAGCAGATGGGCTGCTCCAATTCATCCGAGCTACTCTTTGTTCTACTATTCTTGCATGTTAACAATTTCTAGAAAATATATTACATGTTAACATGTTTTATATGAAAACTGCTTTGAAAAATGTGTAGATTCCGAATATGCCATTATCTTGCATGTTAACCATTTCTAAAAATATATACTACTTTTCTTTACATGGGGTATCTTGAAATGTCTATTATATATGTTTCTTACCCATTTATATTGACTATATAGGAATGTTTGATGCTttcacaaaatatattattgGCAGCATAGGGGATGCTTTCCTTTCTACCCATGCAAAATTACTAGCTAACTTTTGTCCTTCGTGAAGAAAAAACAAGTACCTTGCTTTTGTTCCTTTTTAAAGAAAAACTACTAGCTAGCTTAGTGCTTTTAAGGAAAGTAAGCAGGGATGCTTGATTGAAACCGAACTTAAATTCCCCCCAACTCCCGTGTGTCACGCACCCGTTCGTCATTTTGTTCTCAACTATTCCGATTCCAGTAAATAAAGGATATGTATGTGTAGAAACATACATCTACACAACATTGTGTAGAGTGGGTCGATCGCCGCCGTTGCATGCCAACACCCACCAAtgtgaagtactccctccgtctcagtttCCAAGTCCGGCATAtatacctaggtcgtcaatttgatcaacttaatgaaaggcatatataacaaaaaatatatcattagaaactttaaatgttctattttctaatgatataatttttatgttaaacaatatattttatataagtcaaattgacgatctAGGTACACGTGCATGTCTTCTAAATTatgacagagggagtagttgtaGTTGGCTACAAATGACATCGATTGAAAAGGAGCAATGTTGGATCCAGGGAGCAACAGAGCTAGGGTCTGAAGTTCACACGAGTTGCGACATCATGCaacgattggaaggggaggaggtCTTAACGAGATATCAATCCTAATCTCGCCTAACACAAGCACGCATGTGTTTGCTTGTTACGAGTGATACTCAAGATTAATCTACTTGATACCATTGTTACTTTTAAATTGAGTTAAATACACCACGGATGCCTTAACTTGTCATGTCCGGTCAGTTTAGTGCCTAAAGTTGAAAAATACATGAAAGTGGTGCTCTAACTTGTGCGGCTGTGCAAATACGGTGCCTCATACAGTATCCAGGCATATGCCTTGCCCGCATAGCGAGCCAGTATGATAGCGGCCCGCATGTCAGTGATCAGAAGCATTTTTTTACATCCAACCCCCTCAAATTTTATTTATTTACTCATAAATGTATCATATACGAATGCATACTGATGGGTCCAACCTGTCAGGTTTGGGTCCCGCATATTAGCGACACCAAGCACGGCTGTATGTGCAAATCATAGATACAATGCAATTTATAGTAATGATACAGTGCGAATTattaaagaaaaataagaaagaaaaaaggatctGAAGGAGCTCACGTGTGCCACCCTTGCAATCTAGCCAATAAACCAAGCAAAAATTAATGTTTATTTAGAGCATCTAGTTGGAATTTTCCTAGGAATTTATTTATCTCACCCTCTAAAAGATGTAAACATTATTTCTCCATTTTAGGCATCACGTGGTGTTGTGCTTCGTGGTTATATTGTTCATCGAGGGACCTCTGCTAACCAACACACAAGACATCATTTGATGAATACATGAGATAATTTACTTAAACATTTTAGTAGCAAGGGAGATTTAGGGAATCTGCTGGTGCATTTgattttctttttgcttttgaAACATGTTTCACGTGTATTATAAAATTATAAATTTATATTTGAAAGATGTTTATCATGCGTCCAAAAAAATGACAACATATACTTTTATAAATGTTGAACGTGCATTGGAAATGTTATTGTGTAAAACTGTTCTTACATTTCTACAAACACCTTTAAGATATTTTAATATATTTCTAAAATTAATATTATTACACACTAATTTCTAATACACATCAAACAGTTATATTGTCAATTTTTCTGTAATTGTGTATCTCAAAAACATAGTAATACAATGAAGATACACACTAATTGTCCGTGCTTGTGGTCCTGCATGAAGATAcataaatttacaaaacaattttCAATATACGTTGAACTGTCTAAATCCACATAAATTTTTAAAAACGTTCACAATAACCTCTTAAAAGTACACAATAATGAAAATAGAATAGATATTTGAAATACACAATAATGACCTACCGATAATTACTGtattttttatttgttaaaaTTTACATATCATGAAAACTAAACAAGATCTCAATTTTTTCTATAAAAAATGTGGAAAATGTGTTGAATAAATGCAGAACGATACGTCAAATTGGTGTGTATATATTTCTAGTTAATACTACTATGTATAACTTAGTTTCGCCCGGTGACCAGCATTTTATTGCATTAAGCAGGAAGTCCCAGCTTTAAATTTTCAtctcaataaaaataaaaaattactcATTCACTTCCAGCCACTGACTCGTGGGCCGCCGACATGGTGGCACGCCACACGGGCAAGGCTTACACCCGAATACGGTATGAGGCACCGTATTTGCACGGTCGAACAAGTTAAAGCACCATTTTCATGTATTTTACAACTTTAGGCATCAAACTGACCGCATATGACAAGTTAAGGCACCCGTGATGTATTTAACTCTTTTAAATTTGTTCATAATATTATTTCTTTACGTTTTACTTTTAAATTTAGTTGATGACATCATGTCCAAACTTATCAATAATGCTATTTCTTCAAATTTGATTTTAGATTTTGGAATTAACAAATAAACTCAACTAAGTTGACTTGGGATCACATCTGATGTTCCAAATTGGTATTCTGAAAAACCCTATCCTCAATCGATTCATTGTTCAACATGTTGTTCGTTGTCTTGGAAGCTCATCGTTCATGGCAAATGACAATTGCTTGTCATGTTAAAATATAGAGCGTGCATCTATGAAGGGTCATGACACATGAGAATGCTTATCATATTAGAGATGTGTGCTTTTTCTTTATTGATTATTTCATTGTGATTTCGAAATGTGGCTCCACAAATAATAAGCTACTCAAGGCATGACCAATGCATAGCCTCACGGGATGACTCGTATGTCGCGAAAAATAGGTTTGAACGAGGAAGCATGAACCATTGCAGCAGACGGGTGCTTAGAAAAAGAAAGTATGATCCCGTATAAAAAGCTAAGAAAAGTTAAGATTGAAAAGTATAGGTGCATGTGTATTAgagtttttattattatttaataAGTCTTAGTTTGCattaagaaaaataataatataaatgcCTTAAACTATATTTTATTATGATATGTAATTATTGTACATACCGTAGTACTCCTACCTTATTTGTGGCAACCCTTTTGAGGCACGAGCATGTACGTTCATGGATAAAGCAGAACTCGCGTTTTTATCCGAAAAGAGACTTCCACTTGCTGATATTCTTACAGGAATGCTTTGGCCTGAGACTGAAGCTGTGGCAGGCTGGCCAAGGACTCCGTGTGCAATTTGCGCAGAGTAGAAGGTAGGCCACGAAAACATCACACGGAGGGCATGACAAGTAAATACAGCGGTCTCGCTTGGGTCCCCTTGCACGCCCATCCCGAGGGAGCGGAGCCTAGCAACAGCGCAGCGCAGCGTCGTGCTTTCAAAATTGGGCTCCATTTACTCCAAAAGCCTGCAGCAAGCAgacaaacagagagagagagacacagagagagagagagagagagatgggttcCATGCCGCTCATCCGTTCCATGGCCTGCATCCTCATCCTCCTGTGCTCGTCGCTCGGGGCAGCGAATGGGATGCATCGTAGAGCCGCCGGCGACGAGGGGGAGGCAGCGGGCAGCAGGGTCGCCGACGGCGCCCGCGGCGGCGCCAGGAGCGCGTGGCCCGGGTACCTCTACACCAGAGCGGTCGGGCGATGCACTCCCCAGTAAGCACTCGCTCCCCACTCCCCagttcttggatttggcttccccTTGCAGAACTAGTAGTACATCTTTGTTTTCTTGATTCTTCTACTAGCACAACATTGGGTGGTCAGTGGTCACCACTCAGTCACTCTACTGTGCTAATTTGGTAGTACTACTTATTCAAGTTAGGTATGGAGTCTTAGGTAGTACTGTGCAGAAACTACGGAGATTGCAACGCGACTGTGACGAACGGTAGCATCTCCCTCTCTCTGAGGGGAGAGGAGTTCCAGTAATGTATGTAATTTTGAGGTTTACATTGTGACTGAAAAAAAGTGGCCACTTTTAGCGTCTGCGTAGATCTAAAAACGTTGGTTTCATCCTAAAAGGTCCAGCGGAATCTGCACTAGGTTGCAAGAATGGTGTGGTCTCTCTCTTGCGAGCCCACACAACCTTTAATCTGCTTTTATGGAATGAAATCCTTTGGCGTACGTGCAAGGCTAAAGCGTTCAATTTACGGTCCATGTAATGTTCCTGACAAGTTTTACAGTATCTTCTAGCTAATATCCAGGGTACATTTTGAGTCACTAGTTGTACCCGTATAGCCTGGGTAGCAGGGAAAAGTTGTCAACAAGCGAGTATTGTGGTACTCCACGATCCACAAGGCAGTTTATTTGAATATACATGGCAGTATTATCTGAATATTGACCTTGCTTCTGCTGAATATGCACACAGTAGTAGTGAATCAGCAAACTATCTTAACTACTGTGGTTCGAGTCCTGTGAACATCAAGAGTTCAAGACAAGTCACGTCCGTTTCATTCATTGCGTTCATGCAATTCCGTTTCGTCCTCGCCACGCTCTGCTTTGTTCAAGCTGTGCTCTTGTGGGTCAATGTGGCCTTTGTGCACTGTGGGGCAAGTGTGCATCCTATCGTGGCTTATGAGCAAACTTAAGCTACTTTCTTTGGTAGGGAAGGAAATATGATGCTCAAAAatcaccacatagcatgtggaatGCCCTCGTCTGAATAGAATTTCGAGTTCAGGGTTAACCGGCTCTTTTTACAAGTACTCCTAGTTTCTGAGTAGAGTAACAACACTGCAATGAGCCGTTGCCTTCCTTAATGTGGAACTCTGCATGCAGGTTCTGGAGCAGCGGGGCGGAGCAATGGCCGAACATCGTCCCCCAGGAAGCGGCGGTGTCCAAGGTGTTCGGGTCCAGGTCCATGGACAAGTACGGGCCGCGGCTGACCCTGCTGGAGGCCACGATGAGGACCGACGACGTGGGCAGCCCCTTCGTGAAGCTGGTGAAGCACGGCAGCGCGGCGCTCATCAACGCCTACACGAGGACGGGCTTCCCCTTCGACTCCTGGGAGGTGAAGGCGCTGCTGCTGGAGGCGCTCGTCTCcgaggacgccgccgccgcccaggcCGAGCGTTTCCAGCAGGCCAACGAGTCATGTGTCTGAAATTCTGAATCCTATCCTATCCTATCCTGGAAGGTGATGAATGCAGAATGGTAGCGCAGTGGCATCGCGTTCGTGGTAGGTCACCGCTTCTGTGACTTGGGTGGGAGATCTCAAGCAGTGTTCTTAGACGATGGATGTTTGAAATGGTGAAGTGTGGTTACTTGCACTCTGTGCGTTGTGCGTGGCTTGTAGTATCTGTGTGAGGTGTAGTGTTTTTATGTCGCCGTCGCCGTGTCATGTTTCTATGCTTACTTGTGAATTTCTACGGGGATTCTGTTTCGTTTGTGACCGCCTCAGCGTGCAGTGGAACTGATCGTTCGTTCATGAGCGACACAACACTGTTCTCTTTTAAAAAATCATAGAGGACAAacatgtcattatgcaatgtaaaacctggacta
This window encodes:
- the LOC123427244 gene encoding uncharacterized protein LOC123427244 gives rise to the protein MGSMPLIRSMACILILLCSSLGAANGMHRRAAGDEGEAAGSRVADGARGGARSAWPGYLYTRAVGRCTPQFWSSGAEQWPNIVPQEAAVSKVFGSRSMDKYGPRLTLLEATMRTDDVGSPFVKLVKHGSAALINAYTRTGFPFDSWEVKALLLEALVSEDAAAAQAERFQQANESCV